In the genome of Candidatus Cloacimonas sp., one region contains:
- a CDS encoding S8 family serine peptidase, producing MKKPLIVVLMLILLNSVIAVSWQQNMDAAKKLYAIDLLKIKLSAEVFYRANLPTELYAERTNTGINELDQLMAQTGATKIIKAHRKVNDTNWEKQTGFDRWFILKLNGKTTVEEALKQFKANRYVEEAIPEYIAYPAVVPNDTYYTNNWGHNNTAQLPAYTSSGHTGSGVGTVGFDSDAQLAWNQSQGYGSASIIIAIIDTGVDTSHPDLRLVTGYDFGDNDSYPMDNSSDPGHGTACSGIAAGKANNSLGITGIAGGCSIMPLKVANSAGEMYFTAIENALTYAADHNAHIASMSLGATDVVEGDSPSTDTALNYAYNSGVVLFAATGNENNSTISYPANETSVISVGAASPSGQRKSTTSSDGEYWWGSNYGVNTQNNKNAVDIMAPTILPATDLTGTGNGYNTNGDYYLWFNGTSCATPYAAGVAALLLSKDPSLTPAQVFSKLTSNATDMTIDGGVGWDRYTGYGMINANAALNAIVSGMPTCQITSPANGTSFALNSIITINVNATDSNGSIASVKTYINNILYNTDNAAPYSYNWNTTGLTAGSYTIKAVAKDNSNNETISEISISLIQPVSEAIIGTGTSVTGNTAPSPINLWYKSLHGQSVYTKAELNAAGIFGPINITQLGFNIIGLPIVTMPNFVVRLKHTTATNVSSFVTADNLVTVYSNSSYLPTQTGWNMYNFTTPFLWNGTDNLLVDTAFGIASSYNSSGTVQYTSIDIGYHYLINDNSNQTNIFSGGTSSSQRANIKLNVAPYYTGPEITVTPNSLNFGSIPVGESQTRQFTIQNTGDQTLNGTIYTPAGYTVSESTRNNSLNAEKSALNRNTFDITIVAGATQNYALIFSSPSA from the coding sequence ATGAAAAAACCGTTAATTGTTGTTCTAATGCTGATTTTACTTAATTCTGTCATTGCCGTTTCTTGGCAACAAAATATGGATGCTGCCAAGAAGCTTTATGCCATTGATCTATTAAAAATTAAACTAAGCGCTGAAGTGTTTTACAGGGCAAATCTCCCTACAGAACTTTATGCTGAAAGAACCAATACGGGAATAAATGAACTGGATCAGCTGATGGCTCAAACAGGAGCCACTAAAATAATCAAAGCCCATCGCAAAGTAAATGACACCAATTGGGAAAAGCAGACGGGTTTTGATCGTTGGTTTATTTTGAAATTGAATGGCAAAACAACAGTGGAAGAAGCTCTTAAACAGTTCAAAGCCAATCGTTATGTAGAAGAGGCAATTCCCGAATATATTGCCTATCCTGCAGTAGTGCCAAACGATACTTATTACACCAATAATTGGGGTCATAATAACACAGCTCAGTTACCTGCCTATACCTCAAGTGGACATACCGGCTCAGGAGTTGGCACAGTCGGTTTTGATAGTGATGCCCAGCTTGCTTGGAATCAAAGCCAGGGCTATGGTTCAGCCAGCATCATAATTGCCATTATTGATACAGGCGTTGATACTTCCCATCCCGATTTGCGCTTAGTGACGGGTTATGATTTTGGCGATAATGACAGCTATCCTATGGACAACAGTTCTGATCCGGGACATGGAACTGCCTGTTCTGGGATCGCAGCTGGCAAAGCAAATAATTCTTTAGGTATTACCGGAATTGCCGGTGGCTGCAGTATTATGCCTTTAAAAGTAGCCAATTCAGCAGGAGAAATGTATTTTACTGCCATTGAAAATGCTTTAACTTATGCCGCCGATCATAATGCTCACATTGCCAGTATGAGTTTGGGAGCAACTGATGTTGTAGAAGGAGATTCACCTTCTACGGACACCGCTTTAAATTACGCCTATAATTCTGGTGTTGTTTTATTTGCCGCCACCGGAAACGAAAATAATTCCACTATTTCTTATCCCGCCAATGAAACTTCTGTAATAAGCGTAGGCGCTGCCAGTCCTTCCGGACAAAGAAAAAGTACCACTTCTTCCGATGGAGAATATTGGTGGGGTTCCAATTACGGAGTTAATACTCAGAACAATAAAAATGCCGTGGACATAATGGCGCCGACAATTTTACCTGCCACCGATTTAACGGGAACAGGAAATGGCTATAATACCAACGGAGATTATTATTTATGGTTTAATGGAACTTCTTGTGCCACACCTTATGCTGCTGGAGTGGCAGCTTTACTTCTTTCCAAAGACCCATCTTTAACACCCGCACAAGTGTTTTCCAAGCTTACTTCTAATGCAACCGATATGACAATTGATGGAGGTGTGGGTTGGGATAGATATACCGGCTACGGAATGATCAATGCCAATGCCGCTTTAAATGCTATTGTAAGTGGAATGCCCACTTGCCAAATTACTTCTCCCGCAAACGGAACCAGTTTTGCTCTCAATTCTATCATCACCATTAATGTAAACGCTACAGACAGTAATGGTTCCATTGCTTCCGTTAAGACCTACATCAATAACATTCTTTACAATACTGATAATGCAGCTCCTTATTCCTATAATTGGAATACTACTGGTTTAACCGCTGGAAGCTATACCATTAAAGCAGTGGCTAAAGATAATAGTAATAATGAAACAATTAGTGAAATCTCCATATCTTTAATTCAACCTGTTTCGGAAGCTATCATTGGCACAGGAACTTCCGTTACGGGAAATACTGCTCCTTCTCCCATTAATTTATGGTATAAAAGTTTACACGGTCAATCCGTTTATACAAAAGCAGAATTAAACGCTGCCGGTATCTTTGGCCCTATAAATATTACTCAGCTTGGTTTTAACATAATTGGCCTGCCAATTGTTACGATGCCTAACTTTGTTGTGAGGTTGAAACATACTACGGCTACCAATGTTTCATCGTTTGTCACTGCAGATAATTTGGTGACGGTATATTCCAATTCCAGTTATTTACCCACTCAGACCGGTTGGAATATGTATAATTTCACCACTCCTTTTTTATGGAATGGAACGGATAATCTTTTGGTGGATACTGCCTTTGGCATTGCCAGCTCATATAATAGTTCTGGAACCGTTCAATACACTTCAATTGATATTGGTTACCATTATCTTATAAATGATAATTCTAATCAGACCAATATTTTTTCAGGCGGAACTTCATCTTCCCAACGCGCCAATATTAAGTTGAATGTTGCCCCATATTACACTGGTCCTGAAATTACCGTAACTCCCAATTCTTTAAATTTTGGCAGTATTCCTGTCGGCGAAAGCCAAACGCGGCAATTTACCATCCAAAATACTGGAGATCAAACCCTGAATGGAACAATTTATACTCCTGCCGGTTACACTGTTTCCGAAAGCACCAGGAATAATTCGCTGAATGCAGAAAAAAGTGCTTTAAACCGCAATACTTTTGATATTACTATTGTTGCTGGAGCCACCCAAAATTATGCGCTAATTTTTTCTTCCCCTTCAGCAG
- a CDS encoding aspartate carbamoyltransferase catalytic subunit — protein MTSKPQFAGRSLFDLDDYSREEIMFILEAAKGMKEINLREYKKIPTLKGKTVCTLFIENSTRTRMSFELAANRLSADVVSFQSSISSLQKGESLQDTVYTLNAMGIDLYCIRHSSPGSPQLVNKYSGKPVINGGDGRHSHPTQALLDIFSIWEKLGDIKGLKITIVGDILNSRVVRSNLIGMGKLGAKVTVCGPKTLMPSNMESVYDCRVEYDLQRALKDADVVMGLRMQLERMTEGLFPSLEEYSKHYVLSKETLKYAKKNALIMHPGPMNRGVEILPEIADSNQSVIVEQVANGVAVRMALMFLILGGKA, from the coding sequence ATGACCTCAAAACCACAATTTGCCGGACGCTCTCTGTTCGACTTGGATGATTATTCTCGCGAAGAAATTATGTTCATTCTGGAGGCAGCCAAAGGAATGAAAGAGATTAACCTGCGAGAATACAAAAAAATACCTACCTTAAAAGGAAAAACCGTTTGTACTTTATTCATTGAAAACAGCACTCGCACAAGAATGAGTTTTGAACTCGCTGCCAATCGTTTAAGTGCAGATGTAGTAAGTTTTCAGTCCTCAATATCTTCTCTGCAAAAAGGAGAAAGTTTACAGGATACCGTCTATACTCTTAATGCGATGGGAATTGATCTTTACTGCATCAGACATAGCAGTCCCGGAAGTCCTCAACTGGTAAACAAATATTCTGGTAAGCCAGTTATCAATGGTGGCGATGGAAGACATTCACATCCTACGCAGGCATTGCTGGATATTTTTTCCATTTGGGAAAAACTGGGGGATATAAAAGGGCTAAAAATAACCATTGTAGGCGATATTTTGAACAGTCGCGTCGTGCGGAGCAATTTAATTGGAATGGGAAAATTAGGTGCTAAAGTTACGGTTTGCGGGCCCAAAACATTGATGCCCAGTAATATGGAAAGTGTTTATGACTGCCGAGTGGAATATGATTTACAAAGAGCGTTGAAAGATGCCGATGTAGTTATGGGCTTGAGAATGCAACTGGAAAGAATGACGGAAGGTCTGTTTCCCTCTCTGGAAGAGTATAGTAAACATTATGTTCTCTCCAAAGAGACATTAAAATATGCTAAGAAGAATGCTCTGATAATGCATCCAGGACCTATGAATCGAGGAGTGGAAATACTTCCTGAAATTGCCGACAGCAATCAAAGCGTAATTGTAGAACAGGTTGCCAATGGAGTTGCGGTTCGCATGGCATTGATGTTTTTAATTTTAGGCGGAAAGGCGTAA
- a CDS encoding dihydroorotase, whose protein sequence is MKTLIKNANIFTQGKFIKGDIFIERKKIAKIGGTITVNADKTIDAKGACVLPGFIDLHSHLRDPGQTYKEDIVTGTLAAAHGGYTAVCAMPNTEPVTDNIASVEYIQLRAKDYGYARVYVVGAITKKLAGEEIAEMATMKAGGIVAVSDDGKCVQNARLMLSCMKYASNFDLPVIIHPEDYSLAGKGQIHSGKVATKLGLSSIPGLAEEVIIARDIMLAENTGAQLHIAHISTARSLELVKNAKDKGLPVTCEVTPHHLVLNEEANLTFDTNTKMKPPLRSEKDRLACVQALKEGLIDCIATDHAPHADFEKEKEFDIAPFGIIGLETAFPVLYKNLVQTGKISLNRLIEALTIAPAKILNLPGGVLAEGKIADLTIIDLEQETLFSVENILSKSKNTPWLNQFLPGRVMFTICNGNITYKDSESE, encoded by the coding sequence ATGAAAACACTAATAAAAAATGCCAATATTTTCACACAGGGTAAATTCATTAAAGGCGATATATTCATTGAGCGTAAAAAAATTGCCAAAATAGGCGGAACAATAACTGTAAATGCCGATAAAACTATTGATGCAAAAGGTGCCTGCGTTTTACCCGGTTTTATAGATCTACATTCTCATTTAAGAGATCCCGGTCAGACCTATAAGGAAGATATCGTAACGGGAACTTTAGCGGCTGCACACGGCGGATATACAGCAGTATGTGCTATGCCAAATACTGAACCGGTAACCGATAATATTGCTTCCGTGGAATATATTCAATTGCGTGCCAAAGATTATGGCTATGCCAGAGTGTATGTGGTTGGAGCCATTACCAAAAAATTAGCCGGTGAGGAAATTGCTGAAATGGCAACAATGAAGGCAGGTGGAATTGTAGCCGTTTCAGATGACGGAAAATGTGTTCAGAATGCACGCTTGATGCTTTCCTGTATGAAATATGCCAGCAATTTCGATTTACCTGTTATTATCCATCCTGAGGATTATTCTTTAGCAGGGAAAGGACAAATCCATTCCGGTAAAGTTGCCACGAAACTTGGTCTTAGCAGTATTCCCGGTTTGGCGGAAGAAGTAATCATTGCGCGGGATATTATGCTGGCTGAAAATACAGGCGCTCAACTGCATATAGCTCATATTTCCACAGCCCGCTCTTTGGAACTGGTGAAAAATGCCAAAGATAAAGGATTGCCCGTAACTTGCGAAGTTACTCCACACCATTTGGTCCTTAATGAAGAGGCAAATTTAACCTTCGATACCAATACTAAAATGAAACCACCCTTGCGGAGTGAAAAAGACCGCCTTGCCTGTGTTCAAGCATTAAAGGAAGGTCTGATTGACTGTATAGCTACAGACCACGCTCCCCATGCTGACTTTGAAAAAGAAAAGGAATTCGATATTGCTCCTTTTGGCATAATTGGTTTGGAAACGGCATTTCCAGTCCTATATAAAAATTTGGTGCAAACAGGTAAGATATCCTTAAATCGTTTAATCGAGGCATTAACCATAGCTCCCGCTAAAATTCTTAATTTACCCGGCGGTGTTTTAGCGGAAGGGAAAATAGCGGATTTAACCATAATTGATTTGGAACAAGAGACACTTTTCTCGGTGGAAAATATACTCTCCAAAAGTAAAAATACTCCTTGGCTAAATCAATTTCTCCCTGGAAGAGTGATGTTCACTATCTGCAACGGTAATATAACTTACAAGGATAGTGAAAGTGAGTAA
- a CDS encoding dihydroorotate dehydrogenase electron transfer subunit has product MSKPIPLYIKREIYSSTELTGNYFVLRILDEELALKCKPGQFFELRAAKMETDCSLPKLFKPISIYDVTKVIISFLIKKRGSGTNSLSKSTTTDLLEMIGPLGNGFPIVSGRNVLLVSGGIGYPPLSYLYKELIAQNQIYWIHGGGGSNDVFPCNEVWTIDGSYGNKGMVTENLENILTEKKIDLIYSCGPIPMLKECFRKASKLNIEQYCSLEAYMACGIGSCYGCAVPIGKNDQWNYLRVCQEGPVFNAEEVLWNLL; this is encoded by the coding sequence GTGAGTAAACCTATCCCGCTGTATATCAAACGGGAAATTTATTCATCCACAGAACTAACTGGTAACTATTTCGTTCTCCGCATTCTGGACGAAGAACTTGCCCTAAAATGCAAACCGGGACAGTTTTTTGAATTGCGCGCTGCGAAGATGGAAACAGATTGCTCTCTGCCCAAATTATTTAAGCCGATATCCATATACGATGTTACGAAAGTGATAATTAGTTTTTTGATCAAAAAACGGGGTTCGGGAACAAATTCACTGTCTAAGAGCACAACTACTGATCTGCTGGAAATGATAGGTCCTTTGGGAAATGGCTTTCCTATAGTTTCGGGTAGAAATGTGTTACTTGTAAGCGGCGGAATTGGTTATCCTCCTCTCTCGTATTTATATAAAGAACTTATTGCCCAAAATCAGATTTATTGGATTCATGGTGGTGGCGGAAGTAATGATGTTTTTCCTTGCAATGAGGTATGGACAATTGATGGAAGCTATGGTAACAAAGGTATGGTAACAGAAAATTTGGAAAACATCCTAACGGAGAAAAAGATTGATCTCATTTACAGCTGTGGCCCTATTCCTATGCTGAAAGAATGTTTTCGAAAAGCATCCAAGCTAAACATTGAACAGTATTGTTCCCTGGAAGCATATATGGCTTGTGGAATAGGTTCCTGTTATGGTTGTGCTGTTCCGATCGGGAAAAATGACCAGTGGAATTACTTAAGAGTTTGCCAAGAAGGTCCTGTTTTCAATGCTGAGGAGGTCTTGTGGAACCTTCTGTGA
- a CDS encoding dihydroorotate dehydrogenase has translation MEPSVNKLQTSLGRIMLQSPITVASGTFALDNLKIVEQNFLGAFVCKTITRHPKKGNPPPRLFETEAGLLNSIGLQNPGLDKFIAEDLPVLKEKLDVPLIVSFSGSSYAEFAEMLETLEKQEGIAGYELNVSCPNVENEGIAFGVNPDIVHQLCKQLAPLTERELIVKLSPNVSDIGMIAKAAEEGGATAISMINTVWGMAINYQNGKSMLQKGIGGYSGIGIKPIALALLYQAAKVIHIPIIAMGGIYKWQDALEFFWAGASAISLGTANFIDPLAVQNVYAGINAFLQERNITLSDIVGKYELE, from the coding sequence GTGGAACCTTCTGTGAACAAACTGCAAACCTCGCTTGGTCGTATAATGCTGCAAAGTCCAATTACGGTTGCTTCTGGGACTTTTGCTTTAGACAATTTGAAAATTGTAGAGCAGAACTTTTTAGGCGCTTTTGTGTGTAAAACCATTACGCGCCATCCCAAAAAAGGTAATCCGCCTCCGCGTTTATTTGAAACAGAGGCAGGATTGTTGAATTCCATCGGGCTACAAAATCCTGGGTTGGATAAATTTATTGCGGAAGATTTACCTGTTTTAAAGGAGAAACTTGATGTTCCCTTAATTGTAAGTTTTTCGGGATCCTCCTATGCTGAATTTGCCGAGATGTTGGAAACGCTGGAAAAACAAGAAGGAATTGCCGGTTATGAATTAAATGTATCCTGTCCCAATGTAGAAAACGAAGGTATTGCTTTTGGCGTAAATCCGGATATCGTTCATCAACTTTGTAAACAACTTGCTCCTTTAACCGAAAGAGAACTTATCGTTAAACTAAGCCCCAATGTTTCCGATATTGGAATGATAGCAAAAGCAGCTGAAGAAGGTGGTGCTACGGCTATTTCTATGATCAATACCGTTTGGGGAATGGCAATTAATTACCAGAACGGAAAATCAATGCTGCAAAAAGGAATAGGCGGTTACAGCGGAATTGGGATAAAACCAATAGCTTTGGCATTACTCTATCAAGCTGCCAAAGTTATTCACATTCCTATAATCGCGATGGGAGGAATTTATAAATGGCAAGATGCTCTGGAATTTTTTTGGGCAGGAGCTTCTGCCATTTCCCTCGGGACTGCTAATTTTATTGACCCATTAGCCGTGCAAAATGTATATGCAGGAATAAATGCTTTTTTGCAAGAAAGAAATATTACTTTAAGTGATATAGTGGGTAAGTATGAACTGGAATGA